In Mesoaciditoga lauensis cd-1655R = DSM 25116, one genomic interval encodes:
- a CDS encoding glutaredoxin domain-containing protein gives MMALKIKIYSTPSCPHCRAAKNYFKSLGLPFKDVDVSKNPKEAELMVKKTHQYGVPVIEIGNQVVVGFNRSKINRLLGVN, from the coding sequence ATGATGGCACTGAAAATAAAGATATATTCCACACCATCATGTCCTCATTGTAGGGCAGCCAAGAACTATTTCAAATCTTTAGGGCTTCCTTTTAAGGATGTGGATGTTTCTAAAAATCCCAAAGAAGCCGAATTAATGGTGAAAAAAACCCATCAATATGGAGTTCCTGTAATAGAAATAGGAAACCAAGTTGTGGTGGGTTTCAACCGCTCTAAAATAAACAGGTTGTTGGGAGTGAACTGA
- a CDS encoding DUF4258 domain-containing protein, which yields MVVAIIYWLLTSAKKTSLQTPSHIHIHIASLKKELFLSTHSYQRIIERGITLKELKNMLESKDSVAVFQKNGRIRISNGILTAILGVDGEDLVLVTTFRNSSHPQNDRQQH from the coding sequence TTGGTTGTAGCCATAATATATTGGCTTCTGACTTCCGCAAAGAAAACTTCTCTTCAAACCCCAAGTCACATTCACATACACATAGCATCTCTAAAAAAAGAACTTTTTCTTTCTACACATTCATATCAAAGGATAATTGAACGTGGAATAACTTTAAAAGAACTTAAGAATATGTTGGAATCCAAAGATTCAGTGGCAGTCTTTCAGAAGAATGGAAGAATAAGAATCTCCAACGGCATACTTACCGCTATTCTAGGAGTAGATGGAGAAGATCTAGTTTTGGTAACAACTTTTAGAAATTCTTCTCATCCTCAAAATGATAGGCAACAACACTGA
- the metK gene encoding methionine adenosyltransferase produces MKKLFTSESVTEGHPDKIADQISDAILDEALAQDPQSRVAVETFVIRGEVMVGGQMTTKAYIDIPTIVRQTVLDIGYTRAKYGFDGETCAVITAIDEQSPDIALGVDTALEFKEGEKTEDPLDKIGAGDQGIMFGYASNETEEYMPLSISLAHKLARKLTEVRKNKVLDFLRPDGKTQVTVEFDGDGKPIAVDAIVVSTQHDPTVSEIDLKNGIREEVINKIVPQNYMTKNTKIYINPTGRFVIGGPMADTGLTGRKIIVDTYGGVAPHGGGAFSGKDPTKVDRSASYMARYVAKNVVAAGLASKCLVQLAYAIGVARPVSIFVDTFGTGVVDDIELTKIINELFDFRPGAIIKNLDLLRPMYKKVAAYGHFGRDDLDLPWERLDKVAELKAAVK; encoded by the coding sequence GTGAAAAAGCTCTTTACAAGTGAAAGCGTTACAGAAGGACATCCAGATAAGATCGCAGATCAGATATCGGATGCCATTTTGGATGAAGCGCTCGCTCAAGATCCACAAAGCCGCGTAGCGGTTGAAACGTTTGTTATAAGAGGAGAAGTTATGGTTGGAGGGCAGATGACAACCAAAGCTTACATCGATATTCCAACCATAGTGCGCCAGACCGTGTTGGATATTGGATACACGAGGGCAAAATACGGATTCGACGGAGAAACTTGTGCGGTTATCACCGCGATTGACGAACAGTCTCCAGATATAGCGTTGGGTGTAGATACCGCTTTGGAATTCAAAGAAGGAGAAAAAACAGAAGATCCATTGGATAAAATAGGTGCTGGTGACCAAGGGATCATGTTTGGATACGCTTCTAATGAAACGGAAGAATACATGCCTTTGAGCATATCTTTGGCTCACAAGCTTGCCAGAAAATTGACAGAGGTTAGAAAAAATAAAGTTTTAGACTTCTTAAGGCCAGATGGAAAAACACAAGTTACGGTTGAATTCGATGGAGATGGCAAACCGATAGCCGTAGATGCCATCGTCGTTTCAACTCAACATGATCCAACCGTATCGGAAATCGACTTGAAGAACGGCATTCGTGAAGAAGTTATAAACAAAATAGTTCCTCAAAATTACATGACAAAGAACACAAAAATATACATCAATCCAACGGGAAGATTCGTTATAGGTGGCCCCATGGCTGACACGGGTTTAACTGGAAGGAAAATAATAGTTGACACTTATGGCGGAGTTGCACCACATGGTGGAGGAGCTTTTAGTGGAAAAGACCCAACCAAAGTGGATAGATCCGCTTCGTACATGGCAAGATACGTTGCCAAAAATGTGGTTGCAGCTGGTTTGGCAAGCAAATGTCTTGTACAATTGGCTTACGCAATAGGCGTGGCAAGGCCCGTATCGATATTCGTTGATACTTTTGGAACTGGTGTCGTGGATGACATTGAACTCACGAAAATCATAAACGAGCTCTTCGATTTCAGACCTGGCGCCATAATAAAGAATCTGGATCTCTTAAGGCCCATGTACAAAAAAGTGGCAGCTTATGGGCACTTTGGAAGAGACGATCTGGACCTTCCGTGGGAAAGATTGGACAAGGTTGCCGAACTAAAAGCAGCTGTTAAATAA
- a CDS encoding 7-cyano-7-deazaguanine synthase — translation MSIIWEGFLAIWRCVFIDCERIIKQLVEDITNVVNESGSQKLYVAFSGGLDSSVVAALAKNALGKERVELVTTRFYFTYPKTLEITKEFARSLGLKHTFVDATQWQAKIWKQGPSCNACTRGPKLISIKEYAKGDLVATGAESEDTWGKWGLKIHNGFYSPLFSISRDEVKKIANCLNIRVTKIGENSGREGCILKHLLKMMAVFDYHGKAVYKANVLLMRMIEKDKMDFSTANVKIIGPLSKNIALVNLKPYPSESFKNELKNELVKIEEISEVDFVDKPIVLDVLANPGIFNNKNSRYWIEHGRLAPDFSSPIKINWKLSRNNRLKTFSVVAYHFEDEKNF, via the coding sequence GTGTCTATAATATGGGAGGGATTTTTAGCGATTTGGAGGTGCGTTTTCATAGATTGTGAAAGAATCATAAAACAGTTGGTTGAAGATATAACAAATGTCGTTAATGAATCTGGCTCTCAAAAGCTTTACGTGGCTTTTTCTGGCGGCTTGGATTCAAGCGTTGTTGCCGCATTGGCTAAAAATGCACTAGGAAAAGAGAGGGTAGAGCTTGTTACCACTCGCTTTTATTTCACATATCCAAAGACTTTGGAGATAACAAAAGAGTTTGCGCGTTCCCTAGGTTTGAAGCACACGTTTGTGGATGCCACCCAATGGCAGGCCAAAATTTGGAAACAAGGGCCTTCATGTAATGCGTGCACACGCGGGCCCAAGCTTATCAGCATTAAGGAATATGCCAAAGGTGATCTTGTGGCCACTGGTGCTGAAAGCGAAGACACGTGGGGAAAATGGGGTTTGAAAATTCACAACGGTTTTTATTCTCCTCTTTTTTCCATATCTCGCGATGAAGTAAAAAAAATCGCCAATTGTTTGAACATAAGAGTAACGAAGATAGGGGAAAATTCGGGCAGGGAAGGATGCATTTTGAAACATCTTTTGAAGATGATGGCAGTTTTTGATTACCACGGGAAAGCGGTATACAAAGCAAATGTACTTTTGATGAGAATGATAGAAAAAGATAAGATGGATTTTTCCACTGCAAACGTGAAGATCATCGGGCCTCTTTCAAAAAATATAGCACTGGTGAATTTAAAGCCTTATCCTTCTGAGAGCTTCAAAAATGAATTGAAAAATGAACTCGTAAAGATAGAAGAGATATCGGAAGTGGATTTTGTTGACAAACCAATTGTCCTTGATGTTTTGGCAAATCCTGGGATTTTTAACAACAAGAATTCACGCTATTGGATAGAACATGGAAGGCTTGCCCCCGATTTTTCTTCCCCAATAAAAATAAATTGGAAATTGTCCAGGAACAACCGTCTCAAAACTTTCAGTGTTGTTGCCTATCATTTTGAGGATGAGAAGAATTTCTAA
- the ltaE gene encoding low-specificity L-threonine aldolase, whose product MRYIDIRSDTVTLPTQKMREAMYKAEVGDDVYEDDPTVKKLEKLAAEKVGKKAALFVPSGTFGNELALFTHTKRGDEVIVDRNSHIVLHEVGASAVIAGVQLREYISQNGIPDIDEINSLIRDEDIHYPPTTLICLENAHGMGTVVNLEIMKKIEELAHSKGMKIHLDGARIFNAACALGVDAKEIASHVDSVMFCLSKGLAAPVGSILAGTKEFILKARKGRKLMGGGMRQVGFLAAAGIVALEEMVDRLCEDHENADLLARSLDEIDEVEVQKDRRDINMVFFRFLVKFDDKEFVSYMLENGVKINPPEEGEYRFVTNKDVSREDLEKVVNLVKRFLKS is encoded by the coding sequence ATGCGTTATATAGATATTCGTAGCGATACGGTTACGCTTCCAACTCAAAAAATGAGGGAAGCGATGTACAAAGCAGAAGTTGGAGACGATGTTTACGAGGACGATCCAACGGTCAAAAAATTGGAAAAGTTAGCTGCTGAAAAAGTAGGAAAAAAAGCTGCCCTTTTTGTTCCCTCTGGGACGTTTGGCAACGAGCTTGCCTTGTTCACACACACAAAACGTGGTGATGAGGTCATAGTGGATAGAAATTCCCATATAGTGCTTCACGAAGTGGGAGCAAGTGCCGTAATAGCTGGAGTCCAATTGAGAGAGTACATATCTCAAAATGGCATCCCAGATATTGATGAGATAAATTCCCTGATAAGAGATGAAGATATTCACTATCCTCCAACCACTTTGATTTGTCTGGAAAACGCTCATGGAATGGGAACCGTTGTGAACTTGGAGATTATGAAAAAGATTGAAGAATTGGCTCATTCAAAGGGTATGAAAATTCACTTGGATGGTGCCAGAATATTCAATGCCGCTTGTGCCCTTGGAGTTGATGCAAAAGAGATAGCCTCTCACGTGGACAGCGTCATGTTTTGCCTTTCAAAAGGCTTAGCGGCTCCCGTGGGTTCCATCCTTGCCGGTACCAAAGAGTTTATATTAAAGGCGAGAAAAGGCCGAAAGCTCATGGGTGGCGGGATGCGTCAGGTTGGATTTTTGGCAGCCGCCGGAATTGTGGCATTGGAAGAAATGGTGGATAGATTATGTGAAGACCATGAAAATGCCGATTTGCTCGCAAGATCTTTAGATGAAATTGATGAAGTAGAGGTACAAAAAGACCGCCGAGACATAAACATGGTTTTTTTCAGATTTCTGGTAAAATTTGATGACAAGGAGTTTGTTTCTTACATGCTCGAAAACGGTGTGAAGATCAATCCTCCTGAAGAAGGAGAATATAGATTTGTGACGAACAAAGACGTATCAAGGGAAGATTTGGAAAAAGTTGTAAATCTCGTTAAAAGGTTCTTAAAGTCCTAA